A stretch of DNA from Fibrobacter sp. UWB11:
AGGCATGCAAACGGTCGTCAAAATCATCAAGAAAATTGCCGAAACAAGAGGATAAAAAGAGCTAAATCAGCCAGCGCCCGATTCATTCCAAATTGAAATAAAAATTCCCGTAACATTGCCGTAATTTTATTATACATTTTCACCTAAGAAGGAAAAAATGTTACAGGGAATACTTGCTTTCAATTTTTTAGGTCTTTCGGGGAATGCCTGGTTTACCATCCTCGTCATCATTGCGCTTTTTGCCGCAATGATTTTTTCAAAATTGCGCACCGATCTCATCTTCGTCGCCGCCATGTCCATCTTATTTATAAGCGGAGTCCTTGATGTCAAAGGTGCTTTTGGTGGTTTCTGCGCGCCATCAGTCCTCGTCATCGGAGTCCTTTTCGCAGTCATTGCAGGCCTCAACCAGACAGGCGTTTTAAACTGGATTGTCAAGCACCTTATGGGCACTCCCAAAACACTCACGGGAGCCATCACGCGCCTCATGCTCCCCGTTGCCCTTTTGAGTTCCCTCCTCACCAACACAACCATCGTCGCCTTATTCATCAACATCGTGAAGATTTGGTCCAAAAAGCTTGGCATTTCGCCGTCCAAGCTTTTGATTCCGTTAAGTTACGCTTCGGGAATGGGCGGCATCTGCACCTTGATCGGAACCCCGCCGAACCTCATTATTTCAGGGCTCTACACCGATGCGACCGGCATCCACCTCGGGATTTTTACGACAACGATTTGCGGGCTATTCTGCCTCGCCGTTGGCATTTTGTCCATTATCGCTTTGCAAAAACTCTTACCCGAACGCAAGTCCCCGTTAAGCGGCGTTGGCGATGACGAAATGACATTGGAACTTTGTGTGCCCTCAAAGCACAACTTTATCGGCATGACTTTGCAAGAAATCTACGACAGCAATCCGCGCGGTTTCGAGAAAGACAAAAAATCAATTCTTGCCATCCGCCGATTCGATAACGAAGTGGAAGTTGCGACTCCAGACTCCATCATCATGGGCGCAGACCACATCATTGTTTCTGGAAGGCCCGATCAACTCCAATGGATTTGCAATAATCTTCATTTAAAGAACGAGCACTTGGAAGGCGTTATCGAAAACGCCACAGTTGGCAAAAAATTCGGGAAGAAAACGGCTATTTCTGCAGCCATCATGATTGCCATGGTGCTCCTTTCGGCATTCAATATTTTGCCGTTGCTCTCATCTTGTTTACTGGCGGCTGCCGCCATGATTGTTTTCCGTTGTTGTTCAAGCAACCAAGCGATGAACGCCATCAACTGGGAAATTATCATCGTTTTTGCAGGCAGCATTTGCCTCGGTAAAGCGCTTGAAACCACAGGAGTCGCCTCAAAAATTGCAAGCAGCATTTTGAGCATTAGCGGGAGTAACCCCTATATCACGCTTGCCATCATGTGCGTTGTCGCGACATTCATCACCGAATTCATCAGCAACACTGCAGCCGCAGCCTTGTTCTGCCCCATCGCATTGAGCGCAGCAAATGCCCTTGGAGTAAATCAACTCACATTCTGCATTGCATTGATGATTGCCGCAAGCAGCAGCTTTGCCACCCCAATTGGTTCCCCCACCCACATGCTCGTTTACGGGCCGGGAGGTTATCGTTTTACAGATTTTGTTAAAATCGGTCTTCCGATGAATTTTATCATCCTAGCCGCAAACATATTTATAACAACATTGATTTTTCCATTTTAATAATATAAGTTAAACTTATCAGATTCATCAAAAGCAATTATACATTTAAACATACGGAGGTCAAATATGCATATATCTTTCGTTATATTCGTTCTAATTGTTATCGTCATCGTCGCCGTTGCTGCATACGCCCTTGGGCGTAGAGTCCGCAAGGAAACCAAGCAGAACGCGCCCGAAGCTTTGAACAACACTCCTTACGAAGACTGCATCAAGGAAAACGAGACTAAGTTCAAATACGGAACATTCACGGACGCCCGCGATGGTGAAACGTACCGCACCATTCAAATCGGGAACCAAGTCTGGATGGCCGAAAATTTGCGTTTTAAGACCGATGGCAGTTTCGCTCCAAACAACGAAGAATCGAACGTCGAAAAGTTCGGTCGTTTGTACACATGGACAAAGGCTCTTGACATCCCTGATGAATACGCCGAACAATCCCCGGCAAAGGACATCGAGATGTACAACCGCATCAAGGACAAGAACTACAAAGGCATTGCGCCGGAAGGCTGGCACATTCCAAGCAACAAGGAATGGGAACAACTTCTCAGCAATCTCGAACCTAAATCCGATGGTGGTGAGTTGCGCGGCAAATTCATGTGGAAGAACAAGGGCAAGGATTCGTTCGGATTCTTCGCACTCCCCGCGGGTTACCGCTTTGACAACGGCAACTTCTGCCACTTCAGCAGACGCGCCCGTTTCTGGAGCAAGGATGAATACGGCAAGGCAAATGCATTCCGCCTGAGCATTACCAACAA
This window harbors:
- a CDS encoding SLC13 family permease, with protein sequence MLQGILAFNFLGLSGNAWFTILVIIALFAAMIFSKLRTDLIFVAAMSILFISGVLDVKGAFGGFCAPSVLVIGVLFAVIAGLNQTGVLNWIVKHLMGTPKTLTGAITRLMLPVALLSSLLTNTTIVALFINIVKIWSKKLGISPSKLLIPLSYASGMGGICTLIGTPPNLIISGLYTDATGIHLGIFTTTICGLFCLAVGILSIIALQKLLPERKSPLSGVGDDEMTLELCVPSKHNFIGMTLQEIYDSNPRGFEKDKKSILAIRRFDNEVEVATPDSIIMGADHIIVSGRPDQLQWICNNLHLKNEHLEGVIENATVGKKFGKKTAISAAIMIAMVLLSAFNILPLLSSCLLAAAAMIVFRCCSSNQAMNAINWEIIIVFAGSICLGKALETTGVASKIASSILSISGSNPYITLAIMCVVATFITEFISNTAAAALFCPIALSAANALGVNQLTFCIALMIAASSSFATPIGSPTHMLVYGPGGYRFTDFVKIGLPMNFIILAANIFITTLIFPF
- a CDS encoding fibrobacter succinogenes major paralogous domain-containing protein, encoding MHISFVIFVLIVIVIVAVAAYALGRRVRKETKQNAPEALNNTPYEDCIKENETKFKYGTFTDARDGETYRTIQIGNQVWMAENLRFKTDGSFAPNNEESNVEKFGRLYTWTKALDIPDEYAEQSPAKDIEMYNRIKDKNYKGIAPEGWHIPSNKEWEQLLSNLEPKSDGGELRGKFMWKNKGKDSFGFFALPAGYRFDNGNFCHFSRRARFWSKDEYGKANAFRLSITNNSVDIEGVYRSDALSIRCVKNV